Within the Solenopsis invicta isolate M01_SB chromosome 11, UNIL_Sinv_3.0, whole genome shotgun sequence genome, the region gatTTTCAAAGCATATAACAAAACGctcctccacctcgcgcgcactacCACTCCGCTCCGTCTACCCGAGCAAAGCACCGGCAAACACCACGTGCACAGATCATATATAAGATAGATAGATATCTCCcgggaaaaaagataaaacgcTGTTTAGATTCTAACGCCATCTAGAGGTGTTACGTtcaactatttatatatatatatatatatatatataggttcCAGTATATTGTcagagagaaacctgagagaGACCAAGGCCATCCCAGCGTTTTACGTACGAGAGCTTTTGCTCTACATCCATTTTCGATATTAGCAATATAATATTTCgacgataataaaatattatatattgctaATATCGAAAATGGATGTAGAGCAAAAGCTATCGTACGTAAAACACCGGAATGACCTCTCTCAGGCTTCTCTCTGGCTATCTAAAAAGGAAAGCAAAGAAAGTTATTGTGgtttaaacaaaatttcatatatattgtggtgtaaataattcttattatttatttatcactcATTGTTTACacttatattttatgtgtaaatgtatcacataattattttatttgtaaatatttcttgttatgtcttatttgtaaataattaatatttcatgtgtaaaaaacaaagttacttgataaataattgtaaaaaatacttttttctacaattattttaccaataactttttacaatttctgcTTCTTATAGCTGCGCATTTTTTTATCGCTTGTTTAATCATTATATCGTTCGGCCGCATTCGCGTATCAAGTCCATTCATAACACGGTTTATAACATTGGaccaatgaaataaaaatatccgtacaaataattgcaaaaatttgttaaataatagtCTTTGGTGAGAGCGACATTTAATCCATTCGGAATGCAATCTTTTACGGAGCGCAAGTCGAAGCCTTTTCGCTacattacttttaaaacaaaCGTTGGTAATCCAGCCCCTTAACAACTTGTCCGCCTTAACATACATTTCAAAATAATCCATATTTATATACGCGAGGGCATGGTTCGAACTGTCAAATTCtcgaattttaataaatgtatattcagGATCATTGTGAGAATTACTTGAAAAACTGCACTGACACGCGGAACAATCCCGACATTCTTTTACGCTATTTAACAACTTCCGGGCCATCCATCCCGCTACATACATACGAGTGCCTTTtgcaaagttattattattatttgcgtCGAAGTTTTGAACAGTTTCTGTAACACAAGAATCATCAAATAATTCTGCATTAGTCGTGTCATCGTTGGATGACTCTTTTGTTgcgttattaataaaactattaaaagtgAGAAGAAAATCACCATCGTCTTTTTCGCAATTTGCACCTACGGAATGTAAAGACGATACATTATTAAGTAACAGTGTCTTATATAATCCGTCAAATTGCCACGCTGTCGGAGAAACGTAACGTTGTCCATGACTACGGATAGCCCCGAAGAAGTTCTCTAGCGGATCTTGATTTACATTACGagtcttaaaatatttgaatccCATGGATTCAAGTTTGGCCCACAGTGTTGCCATCCCTTCGATTGTACAATTCCAATTCTTCAATGATGGTACAGTCGGTGTCGGTTTCTTCGTTTTTCGATGTACGTACCTCATTGACTTCAGTGTCCGGGAAGCGTCTTTCCAAAATTCTAGGTGTTGACTGGTTTTTGTAACAGCAGTCCGCAATGGTGGATCGTTTTTCGTTGAAACACTGTTGGCGTTCACCGAATCAAACAGGTTATTGAAGAATATACAGACGTGCGAAGTATGCGAAGCCTCTGCTGGTACGCATATATCTTTTGACATGGCTCTTGCACTGTCTGTAACAGCATGTATAAAGAACACATTGAAACAttaacaatattgaaaaattattacaattttatatgtgtTTGCATTTAAAATGGAAATAGCTTACCACAACTCCATAAAACAGCTAACTGAAGAAACAAAGACACGGATCGGCTGAATATTTGAGCAGCATTCTTCACCTTCATCTTCCGAATTTTGTCGACTTTAATGTGCTGATCTGTCAATTTTGGCATGGCTCTATTTATTGTGCACTCATGCACGTCTATTTCATACGCTTTGTCAATATGAAGCCAGGTTGCATACTGCCTATCCTTTTCTGGCCTATCTGTCGCATAGTTAATCTCCAAATCctttgttaataaattgtttctGATGCCTTTTAAAAGATGAGGAGGATCGTATATTGTTATTAGCGAACAGTTTGCAATGTCGATTTCCGTACCtgtcaaattaaaattcaattaataattgttcttATTGCGATGAGTGTATTAATATATGTACGTGCAATAATATACAAACTTACACATATTTTCAGGTATTCCTGTCCTTATAGAATGTTGTTTTCGGAACTTTCGCAGTGCTGACATGTTTGCAGAACCTTGGTCACAAACTGTAGCTACCAGATTCAATCCAGCATGGGTTACAGTGCGAACATTGTCCTGAATGCATCGCATGAGTCGGAAATGGTTTGTTGAGCTCTCGCAATAATAATATCCTAAAGGTATCTTCCAGCCTGTTGCTATTCCTCGTAACATAAATACGAGCACATGATCAGCAAAGTATTGAGTTCGTTCATTTCCGTAGTCTTCGAATCCAACGTACTGGTCCTTCGCTTCATTATATTGTATATGCGGTGTGAGACTCATTTCATCCCACATTAGCACACATACTTTGTCTAATTCCTTCATCTTTTGTGCCTTTTGCTTCAAATGTTTCAGCATCACTTTATTGATGCCAGTGTCAGAGTGCACTTTTTTAAGCAGTTGGCGTAAAGTGGCAGGTGATGgcaaaatgaacaaataagcTAAATATCGATAGCATCTTGGAGACCTTTTATATAAGGACAAGGCCAGGACTTTCTCCTCCATGCTAAACCTCCTACCCTTCTGTTTTAACTTGACATTCCGTAGCtgcatttcaataaatattttttgtaacgttGACAGCTTTTCTAAGTTTTCGAAACCTTTCGTTTTGATAAATACTTTTGCTTCCTTCAAGCGAATTGCATATCTAAGGAATATTAATACGTATTCCTCATTAATTAGAATTGATACATAGTTGCGCTTTGCGGTCGAAGTGCTTTTAGTACCCAGATCAGACGACAAAACATTTACAATCAAATGTAACACAAGCAATGTAatacaaatacattaaattatacaatacacAGAATTATTATTGCTTGTGCAACAATTTGAATGAACCACATAGTACATTACGATAGGTAAGTAAAACAAATCTGTTTTGCGTACCACAGGTTATGCAACAGgtattaaatgttttcaaagtACGGTACctcttaattttcaatttattgctCCGTTGTATATTCTTCAGATTATTGCCAATATCGTATAATCGTCTTGCTTTCGGGGTCAAATTGTGTTTTCTTGTTTCTTCCTGTAGAAGACTGCGACGAGAAACCGGtgtccctctctttcttttagGCGTACACGATATATTGGCTCTGTCTTCTTGTATCGGcgaagaaatgttaaatacttGATCATGTTCCGAAGGTTCCACAATTTCCTCTGAAACATTTTCGACACTTGTCCCAGCCGCAATTGTTGCCAAAGGTTGTATCTGTATAGCGTTCGATGTCGTCGGCGAATCATATTTCATCACTGAGGACAAAGTCCCCGTTGGAGATAAAGCCAGCGTTAATTGTGTTAGCGGGTTTGGCATCATTTCTGGCGCAATTACGGATATGTTCATCCTTTCGCCTTCCAGCTCATCGTCACTTGTCGGCAAATACAAAGTTGGAACGGCGTCGTCTCTCAATGTTGGCTTTTGATATCCTGGAAGGTAGGCTGTTGGTTCAAAATGTTTGTGACACACCCGATATTTATCCTTACGGACTTGATCGTATGGGATATTAATAAGGCGCGGGTTGCGCACAACTTTAATCCAAAGACATCCTATCTGGATATTCTTTGGAAATATGTGTCGTGATGCCGTCCGACTCGTCCTGGCACTGCACATCTTTGTTTATCCATTTCTCCCgcactaattatatataataatagccGTTTGAAAAAAGTCATATGAGAAACACACACTGAAAATGTTCTCAAGAAAACGATACACGTACGATTTGTTTCTGCCTGCCGTTTCTGCGATGCAGGAGATAGATTTCACCGAAATGGCTGCCATTCAGACGCTGCTGCCATCTACAGTTGTTACGCGATATTAATCCAAACACTGTTTCAGATTTCCGTATGGAGTTGCCCCACCgtgaccacgtgcgcgcaccgagctaacctaccgtcgcgatcacgcggcagcacgcgcgccgtccgtggcgttcggcaacgttcccactccgggccagccgaccgaatgCGCGGATTGGTCcacccaaccgtgcgttcggatatataagccggcagtgggaacgccgagtgagatcttcccggtccaccaaacccgacaggtcgagaatcctcgactgcaactccgactcccaagaggacgagaatactcgcctcatccagaCCCCttgacgagaatcctcgtcgtcccgactAGCTGAGGATCCTCGGCTAACACCGATATCCCGAACATCGCTCCGcaaccaatcacggcgagcatcctcaccgcgctccgtagccgagtatcctcggcgaatcaccgtccacgacgagcatcctcgtcgagtccgcaggctaggtgtccctggccaatcacctccgtcctctccctcagggaagactcACCTGTAACCTAAAgcatcgtcagggcatccgcgctctGACGATATCTTCGCCTCACTTTGCACGAGGTGACTCGAGCGAGGCGCGGAATCGCCActgtcgctccgatcccgcgtttcGCGGCTCCCCaatcaccccggacaccgtgtccgtttaaaaCCACGCGTCCACCGTACAATTCTCCGATTAATTTACGTTAGATTATTATTAGCTTTATCATTCCGTCAGTATTATCGCggttataataatttgattcttattttgtttttcttttcggTTCTCACTTAACATTTTTGTTACTTCGCGCGGCGCCGTACATTTTCCGTTACCAGAGCTAGCGTTTCGGACCGCTCAGAGGCGATTCGTCGTCGCGACCACCgagagccaatcgcgtccccgcttaggctaaGTCCACTTGTCGCGAAGCGTTCAAGTCAACAGACTATCTGTTTACATGTAGCTATCAAGTTTTGAATAAAGATCTAGTGTTTTTGTCATCTAATTCCGAGTGCGATTACTCTACTGAACCcggccaatccggcgagcttatccgcaaccgtatcctgactccTGCcgcaccgcacgaaaaccaccagcgttacaagcacatatacatttttgtttCCTCTTATCCTGCACAGCTAATATTATAAGCATTTCTATTTGGTAACTTTATTTTTTGGATCTACATCAACAATAAAAGAAAACGTTGATAATCTAGTTTAATtcatacaaacattttttttgtagcgTTTCAATAGCTAACTATGGCTTGGAAAAATCgtttaaattgttacatttgcGATAGGGATTTTGTACAGAATCAAATGAGTCGAACAGATAGAGATAAAAATGCAAACAAACGTGAGATTGCCATCTGTAGACGTGATGAATTTCAAAGACCACCTCTCGCCGTGACAAATCTTACGAGGATTTGTATCATATGTAATCAATATATTCACAACAAAATAACAGAAATGGAACGCGATCCTACTTATCTGCGACTCAATGTATTGACACAAACTGCAAATCGTACTTGTGTGATTTGTAATGCTGATGCCAATGTTCACAGGATTACACTTCAATGTAGAGTAAACGTTTTTGTTTTACGAGACATTTTTATTCCTGAAGATGTCAAATCATGTCAACATCATTTGAATGATcgaggttttttttttcaagcattGCTACCTGGCTTGCGATCCATTAACAGACCTTATTATCAAAGCATTACAACTTTAAATGTTCCTACAAGAACTTCAAAATGTGGCAAGGGATCAAAGAAGATTCGTTGATGAGAATATTTTCAGAGATGATGAATTCGAATCCTTTTCTCCGATGACGAAACAGCAGTTTCTGGAACTATTTGATTATTGCAATAAGGTATCTTGTCCAAGCGGCTATTGATATGTTTCTAAGAAAGACTTGTTAATGTTCTTATACAAAATGCGGCAAAGACTTTTTGACGATTTTCTTAAAGTTATCTTCGAGTACCCGAGCAGACAAGCAACGAGTTTAGCCATTTCCTCAGTCCGACAATCTTTGATGCAACGTTTTGTTTCGACCAATATCGGTTTGAATGCAATCACGAGAGGAGATTATGTCCAAAGACATGTAACCGATTTCGCCAATGAATTATATAATCCCGAATTACATATTCCTCGTGTAAATTGCGTAAATTGACGGTACTTATAGCTTCATTCCTAAGAGTAGCAATTTTCATATTCTCCGACAATCATTTTGTCTTCATAAAGGACGACATTTACTCAAACCTGTGCTGATAGTCGCACCCGATGGCTACATACCCGATATTCAAGGTCGATATTTTTTAGACAGTCGAAATAATGATACTGCAATCCTTCAGAATGAATTTCATAGGGATGTTGATAGAATGCGAGAATGGTTCCAATAAGGAGATCTAATGATATCGAGGAGATATCGAGATGATACAGAGCTACTTACTCGCCTTGAGATTCGGTGGAGGATGCCATCACTTGTCGAACTAAGATAAAGGCAACTCCTTACAAAGGAAGCTAATGATTCACGAATAATTACTAAGACGAGATGGATCGTGGAGACCAGGAAACACATGGCCACATTAAAtctatctttaaattctttcagCAGACAATATCGATTCCTCATTTTCCTAACTTAGGTGATTTTTATCGTATTGCTGGTGCAATAATCAATAGGTATCATCCTTCTGTTCAAATGGAACGAGCTAATAAAGAATTGGCTCGTCAATTACTGGAGAAAGCAAATGAAGTGAATGTCATCCAAGCACTTGTTGAGGCTGAACATCTGAACACTCGTAACGCTGAGAGATGGGTTTGAATGCACATGTTCCTGATTTTccaattttgaatttacattttctaaagGATCTTACTGTTGACATCTACAAATTCATTTAGCACCATCATATATACAGGATAAGTTACAAAGAGAGGACTCAGAAGAATTCCAGATTGAAATGTTGAGGGACGTACAGAGGATATCACAACCTGGTTTAATAAGAGTTAGAGTGTATTCACGATTTTGCAATGTAACAAAATACCAATTATGGATATCATATCGACCGACAGATGATCATGATATGGATGATAGAATGAATGCTCAGGACAGTCCTTACAAGATTATTACTGTACTTGCAAATCCGGTGCTCGAACTCTGGGTACATGTGCACATATAGCGAGTGTTTTATGGTTTATCGAATACGCATGATACGAACATGTTCAGTACCCTTTATCGAGACTCCTTTATACTATTCGCAACAAATAGGCCACCGCAAGAAAATTCTGATAATATACCAAATATTATTGATGTTTAAACATTAGTTCATTGTTCTAACCCCTTCTCCCatatacgcacacacacacatgcacgtatacacacacacacacacacacgcgcgcgcgcgcgcgcgcatacgcacacgcacgcatacaaacacacacacagcagaaagggtttggagtcataaaatactgcggaagtgacgaaccatagagtcctcatctctgctgtaacgcacgcacgcacacacacatgcgcacacgcacgcgtacacacacacgcacacgctcaCGTACACCCACACATCCGGAGAAAGGagggggagagaaaaagagagaaagaggagtgGGGAGAGGATAGGAGAGGAAGGCATTATCAGGTGATTTCCTACACGCAGTCGCCTGTTTCTTACTTTCAACTGTCCCTAGAGCTCAAACGGCTCAATGTATCAAGTTGGGGCAATGAGACCTTTTTATCAAGACCATGTAAACTACAAATTCCCAAAGTTTCAGCCAAATCCACCGGGACCCATTTTCCATAAGGTTTGTGCGGGGTCCTTTCTCTTTCAAATTTACAACTTGTCATCGTACATGCTAGATTCACGCGTTTTGCTTCACATCAACACGCCTGTTTGACCGTAGTTTCTTATTATTGTAAGGCTTACTTATTATTGTGTGACGATGCACCCCATAGTAAAATCATCGCCACGGCAAACACCAGCCGaaaaggccgccgggccataaccgggggtgccgtGGGCACCCACTTTTAAACAATCCAAGATCGCGATACCGCCTGGCGATAGACATCGCCAGAAGAcacgcgccgagccatcgcacgcgctgagtcggcgcgcacgcgctctcagAGAACACGCGGTTCTCCCTtccccgacgactccgccgtcaagcgccgagaaagataacggaggcgagcggagtcgctcggtataaatagggccaccgCGACGAGAAACGGCACTCTGCCACCGACCAGCCTCCCGATCACGGTCCGCTACGTCGGCGATATCCTGCTCCCGAAGTCGGAAAcccggtcgaagagtgcttggccgcggcgagagggtactccgcctccgacgcaACTCCTTTGCATAGCTACCAGCCTCCACGAATCGAGGACCACGAGTCTCGATCCACGAGCCGGCCGCCGGTAACCCAGAGGCTACCCTCCTCTCCCCGCGACACccaccaaaaccgcgaccgccgtgttcggggtcccgggtcaaggtacttgacagggtgtcgcGTGTCCAACCTACCTGCGACGATCCCCGTCGCGAAACCGCGATACCGTACGGGAATCCGCTCCGCCTAGAGCAATCGCGTCTCACCGGCCAGAACCGCGAACGGCACCGTAAGCCACGCCTACCGCGTCGCCGGAGCACGACACGCAGACCGCGGGGACCGCATCCCCCCCGGAATCGCGCCTATACGCTCCCGTGCGAACTAACGGCGAGACGCGCCTACCTCGCCGtagtaaatgtatatatgtaaatagcgCAACCGTGTACATAgtagataagaaataaaattgtataagcTGCGGTTAAACTCAAACTCGCGTCGACTTTATTCAAAGCCGTTCTGCcgaccttcctttctcccgcgtcgaaccCTTTCCGCGGCCTCGCGCCGGGAAcccgacgagctgatccgcgcgcggaaagtTGGTAaattacatggcgcccgaacagggaccagACCGGAAGAAAGGAAGGGCCGCCGGCCTGAAAAGCTGGATCTACGAGCTGCACAAAGACGTCCTTCTCGAAGAGATGGAGACGCTCGGGCTAGATACGGAGGGAAACCTCGATACGTTACGGCAACGCATGAGCCAATATGTCGAGGAAAACCCAGACCTGTTCCGCGCGGCCGCGCCCCCCCCACCGACCGAACCAGCCGCAACCCGACCGCCGGCACTAACGGCGACCTCCACCGCAACCCCCGCACCAACGCTGACGCTTCTTCGCCCGCCGCGACTCACCCTGCATCACGCAACCCCCACCAACGCCAACGGACTCTCGGACGGGTCCACCCCCGCTAAGATTATGAATCAAATGCGGAAGTGGGGAGTACAGTTTGACGGGAAAGACCCCTGGGGTTTCCTGGAGCGGGTCGAGGAATTGCGAGCCGGCTACGATTTCTCGGATCATCAGGTCTTGCTGGGGCTGCCAGAACTATTAAGGGGGGATGCCCTCTTATGGTACCGGAACTCGCGAGACGCTTGGGACGAATGGCGCGACTTCGTCAGCGATTTCAAGGCAACCTACCTGCCACCGCACTACCGGAGCTACCTACTGCGCGAAATACGCGACCGCGTTCAAAAGCCGGGCGAACCATATCTCAAATACGCGACGACAATCCTCTCCTTAATGCGGAGAGCAGAGAGTTTCTCCACCGAGGAGAAAGTCGACCAGCTGTACGACAACATGCGTCCCGAATTCCAACTACACGTGCGACGGGCCGACGTCCGCACCCCCGCCGAGCTACTCCAACGCGTCGTCGAGATCGAACGCGTCCAAGAGCGCTGCCGAGCGCTCCCCTCCAGTCACGCGCAGGCACGCGAGAACCCCGCCGTCGCCGCGACGTACGATCGAAGCGAGTGTTGCTGGCGGTGTAAACAGCGAGGGCACACACGTTTCGAGTGCCGCCGATTGCCGCGCAAATTTTGCTCGCAATGTGGCAAAGACGGCGTGCTGACCCGCGACTGCCATCCGCCGACGGGAAACGGCGCCAGGACCGGCGACACTCCGGCCGACCCCCGGTCATCCGAATAAAATTTACGCCCCGGCCGCACCTAACCGTGCGCGTGCACGACCAGGACCTCACGGCACTCCTCGATACCGGATCGGAGGTGTCGTTTATTAACCTCGCCACCGCCCGCCACGCCGAGGCGAGCGGCTTTAAGATACAGCGCGCGCGTAACACCGTACAGCTGGCCGACGGTCAGTCGGTGGAGTTGCCCGGCCACGTACGTCTGACCGTGACGATCGGACACCGGCGCATCCAGCACAAATTCCGCGTAATGCCAAGCATGAAAGCCGCCATGCTCCTCGGCATAGACGCGTGGGCAAAAGTGGGCGCACCCATACCTATCCCCCCCGCCGGGCTGCGGGGCCGCGAAGAAAATCACGCTGTGACCCACGTGTCCACGTTGCTCACGCCTACCGAATCAGCCGGGCTGAGCCGCTTCCTCGCGACCGAACTCGCGCAGTTCGAGGGCGTGACCGGCCCGACGACAGTAACGCAGCACGTCATCCGGTTGAAACCGGACCGCGAGCCAATTAAACAGCGGTACCGACCGCGAAACCCCGCCATGCAGGCCGTGATTGACGCCGAAGTCACGGCAATGCTCGACGACAACGTCATAGAGCGATCGCGAAGCCCGTGGAGCTCCCCCATCGTAATAGTGCGCAAGAAAGACGGCAAGTTCCGATTTTGCATCGACTTCCGTCGCGTGAACGATGCGACCGAACCAGACGCCTCGTGGTACCGGCGGTTCATCCAAGACTTCGCCACCGTGGCTGCGCCGCTGACCGCGCTAACGAGAAAGCACGCCAGGTGGAAATGGGGGATCGAGGAACAGGCCGCGTTTCAAGCGCTAAAGCGCACGCTCACCGCTGCCCCCGTGCTGGCCTGCCCCGACTTCTCCAGGCGTTTCGTGCTGCAAACCGACGCGAGCAACACCGGCCTCGGAGTCGTGTTCGCAATTCTTTCCCGAAGGCGAACGCGTGATAGCCTACGCGAGCCGAACGCTAAACCCAGCCGAACGAAATTACAGCGCCACCGAGCTCGAGTGTTTAGCCGTGATCTGGGGGATCCGCCGAATGCGCGAGTACCTTGAGGGGTACCCTTTCACCGTCGTCACTGACCACCAGTCACTACGGTGGCTGCAGAAACTCGACACGCCCACCGGACGACTGGGACGGTGGGCGTTCGAGTTACAGCAATACGACGTCGAGATTAAGTATCGGAAAGGTACACTGAACCGCGTCGCGGACGCCTTATCGCGGCAACCCACCAGCGCCGCGGCAAATCTCGTCCCACCGGACCGCTGGTACAGGCGCGCGTTACGCGCGGCACAAGAAAATCCCGCCGCACAACCCGACTTCGCGATCCGCGAAGGGAGGCTGTACCGCCACGTGCTGCACAGCCTCGACTTTAACGAGTCACCGGCCGAGGAGCAATGGAAGCGTTGCGTGCCGCACGACGAACGACCGGAAATTCTCCGTCGGAATCACGACGACGCCACCGCAGGCCACCTCGGCGTGGCTAAGACAATCGCGCGCATCGCTCAGACGTACTATTGGCCGGGCATGTTCCGAGAAATCGCCGCATACGTCCGAAAATGCGAGAACTGCCTGCAACACAAAGTGGAACAGCGCAGACCGGCGGGAAACATGCACGCAACGAATGTCACGCGGCTCTGGCAGCAGGTCACCGTAGACCTTGTAGGGCCCCTCCCTCGCTCCAGGAAAGGCCACACGTGGCTGCTGGTCATGCAGGACCGATTCTCAAAATGGACCGAGCTACGACCCCTCCGACAAGCAACGGCTCCCGCCGTAACGCGCGGCATCGCGGAACAGGTCCTACTGCGCCACGGATGCCCGGAGAGCATCATCTCCGATAACGGAACACAGCTGAAATCAAGACAACTAAAAGAACTCCTACACGCCTACCGCATCCGTCATGTATGCACGCCAACCCACGCGCCGCATTGTAATCCAGTAGAGAGAACGAACCGCGTGATCAAGACCATGATCGCACAGTACGTGAACCGCGATCACCGCAACTGGGACGAAAGGATCCCCGAACTACAACTGGCATACAATACGGCGCGACACGAGGCAACCG harbors:
- the LOC105203928 gene encoding uncharacterized protein LOC105203928, encoding MQLRNVKLKQKGRRFSMEEKVLALSLYKRSPRCYRYLAYLFILPSPATLRQLLKKVHSDTGINKVMLKHLKQKAQKMKELDKVCVLMWDEMSLTPHIQYNEAKDQYVGFEDYGNERTQYFADHVLVFMLRGIATGWKIPLGYYYCESSTNHFRLMRCIQDNVRTVTHAGLNLVATVCDQGSANMSALRKFRKQHSIRTGIPENMCTEIDIANCSLITIYDPPHLLKGIRNNLLTKDLEINYATDRPEKDRQYATWLHIDKAYEIDVHECTINRAMPKLTDQHIKVDKIRKMKVKNAAQIFSRSVSLFLQLAVLWSCDSARAMSKDICVPAEASHTSHVCIFFNNLFDSVNANSVSTKNDPPLRTAVTKTSQHLEFWKDASRTLKSMRYVHRKTKKPTPTVPSLKNWNCTIEGMATLWAKLESMGFKYFKTRNVNQDPLENFFGAIRSHGQRYVSPTAWQFDGLYKTLLLNNVSSLHSVGANCEKDDGDFLLTFNSFINNATKESSNDDTTNAELFDDSCVTETVQNFDANNNNNFAKGTRMYVAGWMARKLLNSVKECRDCSACQCSFSSNSHNDPEYTFIKIREFDSSNHALAYINMDYFEMYVKADKLLRGWITNVCFKSNVAKRLRLALRKRLHSEWIKCRSHQRLLFNKFLQLFVRIFLFHWSNVINRVMNGLDTRMRPNDIMIKQAIKKCAAIRSRNCKKLLVK